A DNA window from Suncus etruscus isolate mSunEtr1 chromosome 8, mSunEtr1.pri.cur, whole genome shotgun sequence contains the following coding sequences:
- the LOC126016436 gene encoding olfactory receptor 2M2-like has product MAWQSNQTSGTDFILLDLFHSTPVPRFLLALTIVDFLVALVGNSIIILLIWADPLLHNPMYFLLSQLSLMDLLYICTFVPKMVLVFLSGDHQISFIGCSFQMFLFTTLVGSEFLVLAVMAYDRYVAICHPLRYAILMRPRVCVWLALVTWLGALLNGLIHVVYTLTLPYCGSREIHHFFCEIPALLKVVCMDTSQYENGVFVSGVVFILLPFSAILGSYGSILSTVLGMGSRQALRKALSTCSSHMTVVLMFYGAAIFKYIVPKSYHTPEQEELVSVLYTIITPMLNPLIYSLRNKDVARAFWKVLGKGGL; this is encoded by the coding sequence ATGGCATGGCAGAGCAACCAGACTTCAGGAACTGACTTCATCCTTCTAGATCTGTTTCACAGCACCCCAGTTCCCAGATTTCTCTTGGCACTCACCATAGTGGACTTTCTGGTTGCCCTGGTTGGCAACTCCATAATCATCCTCCTCATTTGGGCAGACCCTCTTCTCCACAACCCCATGTACTTTCTGCTCAGCCAGCTCTCTCTCATGGATCTCTTGTATATCTGCACATTTGTCCCCAAAATGGTCCTGGTCTTTCTCTCTGGGGACCACCAAATCTCCTTCATCGGGTGTAGCTTTCAGATGTTCCTCTTCACTACTCTTGTTGGGTCAGAATTCCTGGTGCTGGCTGTGATGGCATATGATCGGTATGTGGCCATCTGCCACCCACTGCGCTACGCCATCCTCATGCGCCCCAGGGTCTGTGTGTGGCTGGCACTTGTGACCTGGCTGGGGGCACTACTTAATGGCTTAATTCATGTTGTGTACACTCTGACTCTTCCCTACTGTGGCTCCAGGGAAATCCATCATTTCTTTTGTGAGATCCCAGCTCTGCTGAAAGTGGTCTGTATGGACACCTCCCAGTATGAAAATGGTGTTTTTGTTAGTGGGgtggtttttattcttcttccattTTCAGCCATTCTGGGCTCCTATGGCAGCATACTGTCCACTGTACTGGGTATGGGATCAAGGCAGGCACTACGGAAAGCCTTGTCTACTTGTTCATCTCACATGACCGTGGTATTAATGTTCTATGGTGCTGCCATCTTCAAATACATTGTGCCAAAGTCCTACCACACCCCTGAGCAGGAGGAATTGGTCTCCGTTCTTTACACTATTATTACGCCCATGCTCAATCCTCTTATCTACAGCTTGCGAAACAAGGATGTCGCTAGAGCTTTCTGGAAAGTTCTTGGAAAAGGAGGTCTATGA